A region from the Pelobates fuscus isolate aPelFus1 chromosome 1, aPelFus1.pri, whole genome shotgun sequence genome encodes:
- the LOC134576822 gene encoding olfactory receptor 5G9-like — protein sequence MEEGNQTTVSEFIFLGITNDPNLQIFLFIFFSLIYIVTAFGNIGTMVIIMVISDLQSPMYFFLSNLSACDLCYSSVVTPKLLHDMFLQNKSISFIGCALQLFFFVLFACTEVYILSAMAYDRYEAICHPLLYIVIMNRTRCIFLVTALYAGGFLTAAIHTSTTITLHYCGPNIIKHFYCDTPPLMDLACSDPYINKTIIFVVDLVLGFVSVMVILASYTYIFFTIIKIQSIEGRRKAFLTCTSHLSCVFLFYGTVFFIYLSPASSHSDSQNKVVSVFYTMVIPMVNPTIYSLRNTDVNVTVGAYINKLFS from the coding sequence ATGGAAGAAGGAAACCAGACTACTGTAAGCGAGTTTATCTTTTTAGGCATTACCAACGATCCAAACTTGCAAATATTCCTTTTCATTTTCTTCTCATTGATATATATTGTTACTGCTTTTGGCAATATCGGCACCATGGTTATAATCATGGTAATTTCTGACTTGCAAAGCCCAATGTATTTCTTTCTTAGTAACTTGTCTGCCTGTGATCTCTGTTATTCTTCTGTTGTCACCCCAAAATTGCTGCACGATATGTTTTTGCAGAATAAATCCATTTCTTTTATTGGATGTGCacttcaactgtttttttttgtattatttgcttGCACTGAAGTTTACATATTGTCGGCAATGGCATATGATCGCTATGAAGCCATATGTCACCCTCTTCTATATATAGTAATAATGAACAGGACTAGGTGTATATTTCTTGTTACTGCTTTATATGCTGGTGGATTTCTCACTGCAGCAATTCACACCTCTACTACTATAACTTTGCATTACTGTGGACCTAATATAATCAAACACTTTTATTGTGATACCCCTCCTCTAATGGATCTCGCTTGTTCAGATCCATATATCAACAAGAccattatttttgttgttgatttaGTCCTAGGGTTTGTTTCAGTTATGGTTATCTTGGCTTCctatacttacattttttttacaattatcaaGATTCAATCCATTGAAGGCAGACGAAAAGCTTTTCTGACTTGCACTTCCCACCTTTCGTGTGTTTTCTTGTTTTATGGGACAGTTTTCTTCATATACCTTTCTCCAGCCTCCAGTCATTCTGATTCGCAAAACAaggtggtctctgttttctaTACAATGGTAATACCAATGGTAAACCCAACCATCTACAGCTTACGGAACACTGACGTAAATGTTACTGTTGGAGCTTACATTAATAAACTATTCTCTTAA